A part of Sinorhizobium chiapasense genomic DNA contains:
- a CDS encoding LysR family transcriptional regulator, which translates to MDWDDVRVFLAVARTGQILAASKRLGINHATLSRRVTALEETLKTRLLVRRPSGCELTAEGEVFLAAAERMETEMLAAQSQIGRIDTAIAGTVRIGAPDGFGVSFLAPRLGRLTARYPELKLQLVPVPRSFSLSQREADIAITIERPEQGRLVSSKLTDYTLGLYASADYLARHGTPRAIDDLKDHRRIGYVEDLIFTPSLNFSAEIMRSWDASFEISSATGQTEAVRSSAGIGILHNYIARQVSELKRILPETTIRRAYWTTYHESARDLVRVRTVVSFLQELVAAEHQIFD; encoded by the coding sequence GTGGACTGGGACGATGTCAGAGTGTTTCTCGCGGTGGCGCGAACGGGGCAAATTCTCGCCGCCTCCAAGAGGCTCGGCATCAATCACGCCACCCTGAGCCGCCGAGTGACGGCGCTTGAGGAAACACTAAAAACCAGGCTTCTCGTCCGCCGTCCGAGCGGCTGCGAGCTGACGGCGGAGGGGGAAGTCTTCCTTGCCGCCGCCGAACGCATGGAAACCGAAATGCTCGCGGCGCAATCGCAGATCGGCAGGATCGACACGGCGATCGCCGGCACGGTGCGCATCGGCGCGCCGGACGGTTTCGGCGTCTCCTTCCTGGCGCCACGCCTCGGGCGGCTTACGGCGCGTTATCCGGAGCTCAAGCTGCAGCTCGTTCCGGTTCCGCGTTCCTTCTCGCTGTCACAGCGTGAGGCCGACATCGCGATCACCATCGAGCGCCCGGAACAGGGACGTCTCGTTTCATCCAAGCTGACCGATTATACACTGGGGCTCTACGCATCGGCAGATTATCTTGCCCGCCACGGTACGCCACGAGCGATTGACGATCTCAAGGACCATCGCCGGATCGGCTATGTCGAAGACCTGATCTTCACGCCTTCGCTCAATTTCTCCGCCGAAATCATGCGCAGCTGGGACGCTTCTTTCGAGATTTCCAGCGCCACGGGACAAACGGAAGCCGTCCGTTCCAGCGCCGGGATCGGCATTCTGCACAACTACATTGCCCGCCAGGTTTCCGAGCTCAAACGCATCCTGCCGGAAACGACCATCCGGCGCGCCTATTGGACGACCTATCACGAAAGCGCGCGCGATCTCGTGCGCGTGCGCACCGTCGTTTCGTTTTTGCAGGAGCTGGTGGCGGCGGAGCATCAGATCTTCGATTAG
- a CDS encoding response regulator yields MTRKAHILLVDDNPAENLILSGLIRKVDSIDIELHYCRTMDSAIAFLLSGKPVSMVLLDNLVHPRGDFRETVPALRHQGFIGPIGVISSSPGDPYFQSLEEYGADFRIDKSEIDPTAIEFILREYLPEE; encoded by the coding sequence ATGACACGGAAAGCCCACATCTTGCTCGTTGACGACAACCCGGCGGAAAACCTCATCCTCAGCGGACTGATCAGGAAAGTGGACAGCATCGACATCGAACTGCACTACTGCCGGACCATGGACAGCGCGATCGCGTTTCTTCTTTCCGGCAAACCGGTCTCGATGGTTCTGCTGGACAATCTCGTGCATCCTCGCGGTGATTTTCGCGAGACCGTTCCCGCACTGAGGCATCAGGGCTTCATCGGCCCAATCGGTGTCATATCGTCCTCGCCGGGTGACCCCTACTTCCAGAGCCTGGAAGAGTATGGCGCCGATTTCCGCATCGACAAATCGGAAATCGACCCGACGGCGATCGAGTTCATCCTAAGGGAATATTTGCCGGAGGAGTAA
- a CDS encoding YjgN family protein produces the protein MALSEPPTISPAYLDRRNNFGRSPAGDFQRLSFAGSASEYFGIWIVNILLTIVTLGIYSAWAKVRRNRYFYGNTVLLGRAFEYHAKGKQILIGRAIVIGALVVLNVVATLAPVLVLLPTVVVLAALPWLVARGLRFNARVTSYRNVRFDFVGGAGGAFKAFILGGFLALITLGLLAPLASRWVGRYVGTNLRFGGRAFQTDPPLAPLYRGLFLGLGLALAVALLATAIVMGTLRATGTLGQPTENSIWLWFSIGSSYAGFITFYGIITLFYRAAVRNAVWNSTVFDGKHRFFSGLSRGRYTWIAISNVVVTIVTLGLMRPWAAVRMARYTWTRTGVAISGVVGTLVSDIEEQASAVGAEFIDFEGFDFGF, from the coding sequence ATGGCTTTGAGCGAGCCACCAACGATATCGCCGGCATATCTTGATCGTCGTAACAATTTCGGGCGCTCGCCGGCAGGCGACTTTCAGCGCCTGTCCTTTGCCGGCAGCGCCAGCGAATATTTCGGGATCTGGATCGTCAATATCCTGCTGACGATTGTCACGCTCGGCATTTATTCGGCTTGGGCGAAGGTTCGCCGCAACAGGTACTTCTATGGCAACACCGTGTTGCTTGGCCGTGCCTTTGAATATCATGCGAAGGGCAAGCAGATACTCATCGGACGAGCCATCGTGATCGGAGCACTGGTGGTGCTCAATGTGGTGGCCACACTCGCACCGGTGCTCGTGCTCTTGCCAACAGTCGTGGTTCTCGCGGCGTTGCCCTGGCTTGTCGCGAGAGGGTTGCGCTTCAATGCGCGCGTGACGAGCTATCGCAATGTCCGCTTTGATTTTGTGGGTGGCGCAGGTGGCGCGTTCAAGGCGTTTATCCTCGGCGGTTTCCTCGCTCTCATCACATTGGGGCTGCTGGCGCCGCTCGCCAGCCGGTGGGTTGGTCGTTACGTTGGAACAAACCTGCGCTTTGGCGGAAGGGCCTTCCAGACAGATCCGCCGCTTGCGCCGCTTTATCGCGGGTTGTTCCTCGGCCTGGGGCTTGCACTGGCGGTCGCTCTCCTGGCCACCGCGATTGTTATGGGAACATTGCGCGCGACAGGGACGCTGGGCCAGCCGACGGAAAACTCGATATGGCTGTGGTTCTCTATTGGTTCCAGCTACGCCGGATTTATAACCTTCTATGGCATTATTACATTGTTCTACCGCGCCGCCGTACGCAATGCAGTCTGGAATTCGACTGTCTTTGACGGAAAACACAGATTCTTCAGCGGCTTGTCGCGAGGGCGCTACACCTGGATCGCGATCTCGAACGTCGTTGTCACCATTGTGACGTTGGGCCTGATGCGCCCTTGGGCGGCGGTGCGTATGGCGCGTTACACATGGACTCGGACCGGTGTCGCCATTTCCGGGGTCGTAGGTACGCTGGTGAGCGACATTGAAGAACAGGCCTCAGCTGTGGGGGCCGAGTTCATTGACTTCGAAGGTTTTGATTTTGGCTTCTAG
- the rirA gene encoding iron-responsive transcriptional regulator RirA has product MRLTKQTNYAVRMLMYCAANGEKLSRIPEIAKAYGVSELFLFKILQPLTKAGLVETVRGRNGGVRLPKPASEITLFDVVKVTEDSFAMAECFEAGEIDCPLVDSCGLNAALRKALNAFFEVLQGYSIDDLVKARPQINFLLGLDEPAQVRTSAA; this is encoded by the coding sequence ATGCGTCTGACGAAGCAAACGAACTACGCGGTTCGCATGCTGATGTACTGTGCTGCGAACGGCGAGAAGCTCAGCCGCATCCCTGAGATCGCCAAGGCCTACGGTGTCTCCGAGTTGTTCCTGTTCAAGATTTTGCAGCCGCTTACCAAAGCGGGCCTGGTGGAAACCGTCCGGGGCCGCAATGGCGGTGTACGGCTGCCAAAGCCGGCATCCGAAATCACCCTCTTCGACGTCGTGAAGGTTACCGAAGACAGCTTTGCCATGGCGGAATGCTTCGAAGCCGGTGAGATCGATTGCCCGCTGGTGGATAGCTGCGGCCTTAACGCCGCCCTGCGCAAGGCGCTGAATGCCTTCTTCGAAGTGCTTCAAGGCTATTCGATCGACGACCTGGTCAAGGCCCGGCCGCAGATCAACTTCCTTCTCGGCCTTGACGAGCCGGCACAGGTGCGCACCTCGGCGGCCTGA
- a CDS encoding Fe(3+) ABC transporter substrate-binding protein encodes MCMSRVTIGALSVTATLFASTAPVWADGEVNIYSYRQPDLIQPLLDAFTKETGITTNVLFLDKGLVERIQAEGANSPADVILTVDISRLTEAKDGGVTQPVINETINKDIPAHFRDPDGNWFGLTTRGRVVYASKERVTENDITYEELADPKWKGKICTRDGQHSYNIGLFASMVAHHGEAETEKWLTGLRNNLAKKPDGGDRDQAKAILAGECDLAIGNTYYVGLMLTNEREPEQKEWAAAIKVLFPNAKDRGTHVNISGMALAKNAPNKDNAIKLMEFLSEGEAQKIYAEQVFEYPVLAGAEPSGVVKSFGTIKPDTLPLADIAANRKKASELVDKVGYNDGPQD; translated from the coding sequence ATGTGCATGTCAAGAGTGACGATCGGAGCACTGTCGGTAACGGCGACGCTGTTTGCTTCGACCGCACCGGTCTGGGCTGATGGCGAAGTCAACATCTATTCCTATCGCCAGCCGGATCTGATCCAGCCTCTGCTGGACGCCTTTACCAAGGAGACCGGCATCACAACCAACGTGCTCTTTCTCGACAAGGGCCTTGTCGAGCGCATTCAGGCGGAAGGCGCAAACTCCCCTGCCGACGTTATCCTGACGGTCGATATCAGCCGCCTCACCGAGGCGAAGGACGGGGGCGTTACCCAGCCGGTCATCAACGAGACGATCAACAAGGATATTCCGGCGCATTTTCGCGATCCCGACGGCAACTGGTTCGGCCTCACGACGCGCGGCCGTGTCGTCTACGCCTCGAAGGAGCGCGTGACCGAGAACGACATCACCTACGAGGAGCTCGCCGATCCGAAGTGGAAGGGCAAGATCTGCACGCGCGACGGCCAACACTCCTACAATATCGGCCTCTTCGCCTCGATGGTTGCCCATCACGGCGAAGCCGAAACGGAGAAATGGCTGACGGGTCTCAGAAACAACCTCGCCAAGAAGCCGGACGGCGGCGACCGTGACCAGGCGAAGGCCATTCTCGCCGGCGAATGCGACCTCGCCATCGGCAACACCTACTACGTCGGTCTCATGCTGACCAACGAGAGGGAGCCTGAACAGAAGGAATGGGCCGCAGCGATCAAGGTCCTGTTCCCGAATGCCAAGGACCGCGGCACCCATGTCAATATCTCGGGCATGGCGCTCGCCAAGAACGCGCCGAACAAGGACAACGCCATCAAGCTGATGGAGTTCCTGTCCGAAGGCGAAGCGCAGAAGATCTATGCCGAGCAGGTTTTCGAATACCCGGTGCTCGCAGGCGCCGAGCCTTCCGGGGTCGTCAAGTCCTTCGGAACGATCAAGCCCGATACGCTGCCGCTTGCCGACATCGCGGCCAACCGCAAGAAGGCATCGGAACTGGTCGACAAGGTCGGTTACAACGACGGCCCGCAGGATTGA
- a CDS encoding calcium-binding protein, giving the protein MATVTYFFPGGIYPNQYNPPIAGFDDVNPAFSQLVDMSTSTRLTTGSTQVLYSLGNGLKLKLVGSGFAFDANGYPVAGTISSIQVLQNNGTTLVQAISGLSLSLELFQNGMTAFDNFQLEEWLLRGADTLNGSAGSDELNGRAGNDILNGNDGDDFITGGVGDDTYNGGAGFDTLNFQDAYFTSSAFRGISLNASTGTVIDPYGLSETFSSFEDFRGTQFADTFIGAAIDEGFMGLGGRDTINGGGGIDTVRYHRDADRGGSLGVVVNLTTGVARDGFGTQDTLSNIENVRGTDFADTIVGNAVSNVLRGQAGNDSLNGVGGADEMRGGQGNDTYFVDNVGDVVDESADNGAGSDTVRSSISFNLGNAAVVRGSVEKLALLGTGNISGAGNGLNNSLSGNSGNNSLNGAAGNDLINGGLGNDLINGGLGNDSLTGSTGLDTFFFNSALNATTNVDTINGFTVADDTVRLENLIFSAIVGTGTLTAVQFVKNTTGLAADANDRIIYESDTGKLLYDSNGNAAGGSVHFATIGTNLALTAADFFIV; this is encoded by the coding sequence ATGGCTACTGTTACTTATTTCTTCCCAGGTGGAATATATCCAAACCAGTACAACCCTCCGATAGCAGGCTTCGACGACGTTAACCCTGCATTCTCACAGCTGGTCGACATGAGCACGTCTACGCGGTTGACCACGGGCAGCACACAGGTCCTTTACAGTCTGGGCAATGGCCTGAAGCTAAAGCTTGTTGGATCAGGGTTCGCATTCGACGCTAACGGATATCCGGTTGCGGGCACGATCTCGTCCATACAGGTGCTGCAAAACAACGGGACGACGCTGGTCCAGGCGATAAGCGGTCTGAGTCTGTCGCTCGAATTGTTTCAAAACGGTATGACGGCTTTCGACAATTTTCAGTTGGAAGAGTGGCTATTGCGTGGGGCAGATACGCTTAATGGTTCGGCGGGCAGCGATGAGTTGAATGGTCGTGCTGGCAACGACATCCTGAATGGCAATGATGGCGACGACTTCATTACCGGAGGGGTAGGAGATGACACCTACAACGGCGGCGCCGGCTTTGACACCCTCAATTTCCAAGACGCCTACTTCACCTCGTCAGCCTTTCGCGGCATCAGTCTCAACGCATCCACCGGAACGGTTATCGACCCTTACGGTCTCTCCGAGACGTTCAGCAGTTTCGAGGATTTTCGGGGCACACAGTTCGCCGACACGTTTATTGGAGCGGCAATCGACGAAGGCTTCATGGGGCTCGGAGGAAGGGACACGATCAATGGTGGAGGCGGTATCGACACGGTGAGATATCACCGGGATGCCGACAGGGGCGGCAGCCTCGGTGTTGTCGTGAACCTTACCACCGGAGTTGCCAGAGACGGTTTCGGCACGCAGGATACCTTGTCAAACATCGAGAATGTGCGTGGGACAGATTTCGCCGATACGATAGTTGGCAATGCTGTTTCAAACGTTCTCAGAGGCCAGGCAGGCAATGATTCCCTCAATGGCGTCGGCGGCGCCGATGAAATGCGGGGCGGCCAAGGAAACGACACCTACTTTGTGGACAATGTCGGAGATGTAGTCGACGAAAGCGCCGACAACGGCGCCGGGTCAGATACGGTTCGTTCCTCCATATCGTTCAATCTCGGTAACGCTGCCGTCGTCCGTGGCAGTGTCGAAAAGCTCGCCCTGCTCGGCACCGGCAATATCAGTGGCGCTGGCAACGGCTTGAACAATAGCTTGAGCGGGAATTCCGGCAACAACAGCCTCAATGGCGCCGCCGGTAACGACTTGATCAACGGCGGACTCGGCAATGACCTGATCAATGGTGGGCTCGGCAATGACAGCCTGACGGGCTCGACGGGCCTGGACACATTCTTCTTCAACAGCGCGCTGAACGCCACGACGAACGTCGACACGATCAACGGCTTCACCGTCGCAGACGACACGGTCCGGCTGGAAAACCTGATCTTCTCGGCCATCGTCGGTACCGGCACGCTCACCGCGGTCCAGTTTGTCAAGAATACTACGGGCCTCGCTGCTGACGCCAATGATCGGATCATCTATGAGAGCGACACGGGAAAGCTGCTTTACGACAGCAACGGAAATGCAGCGGGCGGGTCTGTACATTTTGCGACGATTGGGACCAATCTTGCGCTTACCGCCGCCGATTTCTTCATCGTCTGA
- a CDS encoding CoA-acylating methylmalonate-semialdehyde dehydrogenase — protein MYEIGHFINGERVAGKSGRTSNIFNPATGEVQGTVALASDAELAAAVESAKAAQPKWAATNPQRRARVFMKFVQLLNENMNELAEILSREHGKTIEDAKGDIVRGLEVCEFVIGVPHLQKSEFSEGAGPGIDMYSIRQAVGIGAGITPFNFPAMIPMWMFAPAIACGNAFILKPSERDPSVPIRLAELMIEAGLPAGVLNVVNGDKGAVDAILTHPDISAVSFVGSTPIARYVYGTAAMNGKRAQCFGGAKNHMIIMPDADLDQAANALIGAGYGSAGERCMAISVAVPVGEETANRLIDKLVPMVESLRVGPYTDEKADMGPVVTKEAEQRIRSLIDSGIEQGAKLVVDGRDFKLQGYENGHFIGGCLFDHVTPDMDIYKTEIFGPVLSVVRAKNYEEALSLPMKHEYGNGVAIYTRDGDAARDFASRINIGMVGVNVPIPVPLAYHSFGGWKSSSFGDLNQHGTDSFKFWTKTKTITSRWPSGIKDGAEFSIPTMK, from the coding sequence ATGTACGAAATCGGACATTTCATTAACGGCGAGCGTGTTGCCGGCAAAAGTGGCCGCACCAGCAACATCTTCAATCCTGCGACCGGTGAAGTTCAGGGGACCGTGGCGCTGGCAAGCGACGCGGAGCTCGCCGCAGCGGTCGAAAGCGCGAAGGCCGCGCAGCCGAAGTGGGCCGCCACCAATCCGCAGCGCCGCGCTCGCGTTTTCATGAAATTCGTCCAGCTGCTCAACGAAAACATGAACGAGCTGGCCGAGATCCTTTCGCGCGAGCACGGCAAGACGATCGAAGATGCCAAGGGTGACATTGTTCGCGGCCTTGAGGTTTGCGAATTCGTCATCGGGGTGCCGCATCTCCAGAAGAGCGAGTTCAGCGAGGGCGCCGGTCCGGGCATCGACATGTACTCGATCCGCCAGGCGGTCGGCATCGGTGCCGGCATTACCCCGTTCAACTTCCCGGCCATGATCCCGATGTGGATGTTCGCGCCGGCGATCGCCTGCGGCAATGCCTTCATCCTGAAGCCGTCCGAGCGTGACCCATCCGTGCCGATCCGGCTCGCCGAACTGATGATCGAGGCCGGTCTGCCCGCGGGTGTGCTCAACGTGGTCAATGGCGACAAGGGCGCGGTCGACGCGATCCTGACGCACCCGGATATTTCCGCGGTTTCCTTCGTCGGTTCGACGCCGATCGCCCGCTACGTCTATGGCACCGCGGCGATGAACGGTAAACGCGCCCAGTGCTTCGGCGGCGCCAAGAACCACATGATCATCATGCCGGACGCCGATCTCGATCAGGCCGCCAATGCGCTGATCGGTGCGGGCTACGGCTCCGCCGGCGAGCGCTGCATGGCGATTTCCGTCGCCGTTCCGGTAGGTGAGGAAACCGCGAACCGGTTGATCGACAAGCTGGTGCCGATGGTCGAGAGCCTGCGCGTCGGTCCCTATACCGACGAAAAGGCCGACATGGGGCCGGTCGTCACCAAGGAGGCCGAGCAGCGCATCAGAAGCTTGATCGATAGCGGCATCGAGCAGGGCGCGAAGCTCGTCGTCGATGGCCGCGATTTCAAGCTGCAGGGCTATGAGAACGGCCACTTCATTGGCGGCTGCCTGTTCGACCATGTCACCCCGGACATGGACATCTACAAGACGGAAATCTTCGGACCGGTTCTCTCGGTCGTCCGTGCAAAGAACTACGAGGAAGCGCTGTCACTGCCGATGAAGCACGAATACGGCAACGGCGTCGCAATCTACACCCGCGACGGCGATGCGGCGCGCGACTTCGCTTCCCGCATCAACATCGGCATGGTCGGCGTCAACGTGCCGATCCCGGTTCCGCTCGCCTACCACTCCTTCGGTGGCTGGAAGTCCTCTTCATTCGGCGATCTCAACCAGCATGGCACGGACTCGTTCAAGTTCTGGACCAAGACGAAGACTATCACTTCTCGTTGGCCGTCCGGCATCAAGGATGGTGCCGAGTTCTCCATCCCGACGATGAAGTGA
- a CDS encoding M48 family metallopeptidase has translation MASSSVHIAPGEWHPAGSTRSVPSQLIDDGGEITAIDASGAKLAGGAFAAVDISARVGAIPRRVEFADGSLFETTHNDAVDRYLKQKGRVGFIHELERFHPRLIAVIAATVLCSIAIYRYAVPALVEIAVLVTPPIVPKIMSASTMKTMDRTLLDQTQLTAERQDRIREGFKAIAARSSRGEAGYTLNFRKGGPIGPNAFALPDGTLIVTDELVELAGDDPEMIVGVLAHEIGHVELEHSLRQIYRAAGVAGLIMMIGGDIGSGAEDVLVQGAGLLSLSYSRGAEGAADRHSVELMQKAGRDPTAIARFFDLLEEKLDDHGDTSILSTHPGTPERRKTILDYVAELRARAG, from the coding sequence TTGGCTTCTAGCAGTGTCCACATCGCCCCCGGCGAATGGCACCCGGCCGGTTCAACCCGCTCGGTGCCTTCGCAACTGATCGACGATGGCGGCGAGATCACGGCGATCGATGCATCCGGTGCCAAACTCGCAGGCGGCGCCTTCGCTGCCGTCGACATTTCGGCACGTGTCGGTGCTATCCCGCGTCGCGTCGAGTTTGCCGACGGATCGCTTTTCGAAACGACGCACAACGATGCGGTCGATCGCTATTTGAAGCAGAAGGGACGGGTCGGCTTCATTCACGAATTGGAACGCTTTCACCCGCGCCTCATCGCCGTTATCGCCGCGACCGTGCTTTGTAGCATTGCGATCTACCGCTACGCCGTGCCGGCGCTCGTCGAGATCGCGGTGCTGGTCACTCCGCCGATCGTGCCGAAGATCATGTCGGCGAGCACCATGAAAACGATGGACCGCACGCTGCTCGACCAGACGCAACTGACGGCCGAGCGGCAGGACAGGATCCGCGAGGGCTTCAAGGCGATCGCCGCACGCTCCAGCCGCGGCGAGGCCGGATACACGCTCAATTTCCGCAAGGGCGGACCGATCGGCCCGAACGCCTTCGCGCTGCCGGACGGCACGCTAATCGTTACCGACGAACTCGTCGAGCTTGCCGGCGACGATCCCGAAATGATCGTCGGCGTGCTGGCGCATGAGATCGGCCATGTCGAACTCGAACACAGCCTCAGGCAGATCTATCGCGCGGCCGGTGTTGCCGGCCTCATCATGATGATTGGCGGCGACATTGGTTCGGGCGCGGAAGATGTGCTGGTGCAGGGTGCCGGTCTTCTCTCGCTTTCCTATTCCCGCGGTGCGGAAGGCGCGGCGGACAGGCACTCGGTCGAACTGATGCAGAAGGCAGGCCGAGATCCGACGGCGATCGCCCGCTTTTTCGATCTGCTCGAAGAGAAGCTCGACGATCACGGCGATACCAGCATTCTCTCGACGCATCCCGGAACGCCCGAGCGGCGCAAGACGATCCTTGATTATGTCGCGGAGTTGCGCGCCAGAGCGGGATGA